The following proteins are co-located in the Chryseobacterium daecheongense genome:
- a CDS encoding DinB family protein codes for MIKQALLGEFLYEAENTRKILNAIPDSVLDWKPSDKSWTTGQLASHIAEIYNWYEYTFNQDTFDMGIYQYDKGDISTIQNIVAKFENNVSRAQQVIDGSDESTYFNEWKMEMNGKILFAPTTRVQVIRGFLFNHLYHHRGELVVYLRSTGNKVPGLYGPTADDRL; via the coding sequence ATGATTAAACAGGCTCTTTTAGGTGAGTTTCTCTATGAAGCAGAGAATACCCGGAAAATTTTAAATGCAATTCCCGACAGTGTTCTGGACTGGAAACCTTCCGATAAAAGCTGGACCACGGGCCAACTGGCTTCACATATTGCAGAGATTTACAACTGGTATGAATATACTTTCAATCAGGATACTTTCGATATGGGAATCTACCAATATGATAAAGGGGATATTTCCACAATTCAAAATATTGTAGCAAAGTTTGAAAATAATGTCAGTAGAGCCCAACAAGTAATAGATGGCTCTGATGAAAGTACATATTTTAATGAGTGGAAAATGGAAATGAATGGAAAAATTCTTTTCGCTCCTACTACAAGAGTTCAGGTAATCAGAGGCTTTTTATTTAATCATTTATATCATCACAGAGGAGAACTGGTTGTTTATCTGAGATCAACGGGAAATAAAGTTCCCGGATTGTATGGCCCTACGGCTGATGATAGATTATAA